A region of Arabidopsis thaliana chromosome 5, partial sequence DNA encodes the following proteins:
- a CDS encoding Leucine-rich repeat protein kinase family protein: protein MCFLYRNGESFHDPLRGFIQRNCFRWNNQKLILQCFMALAFVGITSSTTQPDIEGGALLQLRDSLNDSSNRLKWTRDFVSPCYSWSYVTCRGQSVVALNLASSGFTGTLSPAITKLKFLVTLELQNNSLSGALPDSLGNMVNLQTLNLSVNSFSGSIPASWSQLSNLKHLDLSSNNLTGSIPTQFFSIPTFDFSGTQLICGKSLNQPCSSSSRLPVTSSKKKLRDITLTASCVASIILFLGAMVMYHHHRVRRTKYDIFFDVAGEDDRKISFGQLKRFSLREIQLATDSFNESNLIGQGGFGKVYRGLLPDKTKVAVKRLADYFSPGGEAAFQREIQLISVAVHKNLLRLIGFCTTSSERILVYPYMENLSVAYRLRDLKAGEEGLDWPTRKRVAFGSAHGLEYLHEHCNPKIIHRDLKAANILLDNNFEPVLGDFGLAKLVDTSLTHVTTQVRGTMGHIAPEYLCTGKSSEKTDVFGYGITLLELVTGQRAIDFSRLEEEENILLLDHIKKLLREQRLRDIVDSNLTTYDSKEVETIVQVALLCTQGSPEDRPAMSEVVKMLQGTGGLAEKWTEWEQLEEVRNKEALLLPTLPATWDEEETTVDQESIRLSTAR from the exons ATGTGTTTCTTGTATA GGAACGGTGAAAGTTTCCATGATCCTCTTCGAGGATTCATTCAAAGAAATTGCTTTAGATGGAACAATCAGAAATTGATCTTACAATGTTTCATGGCCTTAGCTTTTGTGGGAATCACTTCGTCAACAACTCAACCAGATATCGAAg GAGGAGCTCTGTTGCAGCTCAGAGATTCGCTTAATGATTCGAGCAATCGTCTAAAATGGACACGCGATTTTGTGAGCCCTTGCTATAGTTGGTCTTATGTTACCTGCAGAGGCCAGAGTGTTGTGGCTCT AAATCTTGCCTCGAGTGGATTCACAGGAACACTCTCTCCAGCTATTACAAAACTGAAGTTCTTGGTTACCTT AGAGTTACAGAACAATAGTTTATCTGGTGCCTTACCAGATTCTCTTGGGAACATGGTTAATCTACAGACTTTAAACCTATCAGTGAATAGTTTCAGCGGATCGATACCAGCGAGCTGGAGTCAGCTCTCGAATCTAAAGCACTT GGATCTCTCATCCAATAATTTAACAGGAAGCATCCCAACACAATTCTTCTCAATCCCAACATTCga TTTTTCAGGAACTCAGCTTATATGCGGTAAAAGTTTGAATCAGCCTTGTTCTTCAAGTTCTCGTCTTCCAG TCACATCCTCCAAGAAAAAGCTGAGAGACATTACTTTGACTGCAAGTTGTGTTGCTTCTATAATCTTATTCCTTGGAGCAATGGTTATGTATCATCACCATCGCGTCCGCAGAACCAAATACGACATCTTTTTTGATGTAGCTG GGGAAGATGACAGGAAGATTTCCTTTGGACAACTAAAACGATTCTCTTTACGTGAAATCCAGCTCGCAACAGATAGTTTCAACGAGAGCAATTTGATAGGACAAGGAGGATTTGGTAAAGTATACAGAGGTTTGCTTccagacaaaacaaaagttgcaGTGAAACGCCTTGCGGATTACTTCAGTCCTGGAGGAGAAGCTGCTTTCCAAAGAGAGATTCAGCTCATAAGCGTTGCGGTTCATAAAAATCTCTTACGCCTTATTGGCTTCTGCACAACTTCCTCTGAGAGAATCCTTGTTTATCCATACATGGAAAATCTTAGTGTTGCATATCGACTAAGAG ATTTGAAAGCGGGAGAGGAAGGATTAGACTGGCCAACAAGGAAGCGTGTAGCTTTTGGTTCAGCTCACGGTTTAGAGTATCTACACGAACATTGTAACCCGAAGATCATACACCGCGATCTCAAGGCTGCAAACATACTTTTAGACAACAATTTTGAGCCAGTTCTTGGAGATTTCGGTTTAGCTAAGCTTGTGGACACATCTCTGACTCATGTCACAACTCAAGTCCGAGGCACAATGGGTCACATTGCGCCAGAGTATCTCTGCACAGGAAAATCATCTGAAAAAACCGATGTTTTTGGTTACGGTATAACGCTTCTTGAGCTTGTTACTGGTCAGCGCGCAATCGATTTTTCACGCttggaagaagaggaaaatattCTCTTGCTTGATCAT ATAAAGAAGTTGCTTAGAGAACAGAGACTTAGAGACATTGTTGATAGCAATTTGACTACATATGACTCCAAAGAAGTTGAAACAATCGTTCAAGTGGCTCTTCTCTGCACACAAGGCTCACCAGAAGATAGACCAGCGATGTCTGAAGTGGTCAAAATGCTTCAAGGGACTGGTGGTTTGGCTGAGAAATGGACTGAATGGGAACAACTTGAAGAAGTTAGGAACAAAGAAGCATTGTTGCTTCCGACTTTACCGGCTACTtgggatgaagaagaaaccaccGTTGATCAAGAATCTATCCGATTATCGACAgcaagatga
- a CDS encoding Leucine-rich repeat protein kinase family protein, which translates to MALAFVGITSSTTQPDIEGGALLQLRDSLNDSSNRLKWTRDFVSPCYSWSYVTCRGQSVVALNLASSGFTGTLSPAITKLKFLVTLELQNNSLSGALPDSLGNMVNLQTLNLSVNSFSGSIPASWSQLSNLKHLDLSSNNLTGSIPTQFFSIPTFDFSGTQLICGKSLNQPCSSSSRLPVTSSKKKLRDITLTASCVASIILFLGAMVMYHHHRVRRTKYDIFFDVAGEDDRKISFGQLKRFSLREIQLATDSFNESNLIGQGGFGKVYRGLLPDKTKVAVKRLADYFSPGGEAAFQREIQLISVAVHKNLLRLIGFCTTSSERILVYPYMENLSVAYRLRDLKAGEEGLDWPTRKRVAFGSAHGLEYLHEHCNPKIIHRDLKAANILLDNNFEPVLGDFGLAKLVDTSLTHVTTQVRGTMGHIAPEYLCTGKSSEKTDVFGYGITLLELVTGQRAIDFSRLEEEENILLLDHIKKLLREQRLRDIVDSNLTTYDSKEVETIVQVALLCTQGSPEDRPAMSEVVKMLQGTGGLAEKWTEWEQLEEVRNKEALLLPTLPATWDEEETTVDQESIRLSTAR; encoded by the exons ATGGCCTTAGCTTTTGTGGGAATCACTTCGTCAACAACTCAACCAGATATCGAAg GAGGAGCTCTGTTGCAGCTCAGAGATTCGCTTAATGATTCGAGCAATCGTCTAAAATGGACACGCGATTTTGTGAGCCCTTGCTATAGTTGGTCTTATGTTACCTGCAGAGGCCAGAGTGTTGTGGCTCT AAATCTTGCCTCGAGTGGATTCACAGGAACACTCTCTCCAGCTATTACAAAACTGAAGTTCTTGGTTACCTT AGAGTTACAGAACAATAGTTTATCTGGTGCCTTACCAGATTCTCTTGGGAACATGGTTAATCTACAGACTTTAAACCTATCAGTGAATAGTTTCAGCGGATCGATACCAGCGAGCTGGAGTCAGCTCTCGAATCTAAAGCACTT GGATCTCTCATCCAATAATTTAACAGGAAGCATCCCAACACAATTCTTCTCAATCCCAACATTCga TTTTTCAGGAACTCAGCTTATATGCGGTAAAAGTTTGAATCAGCCTTGTTCTTCAAGTTCTCGTCTTCCAG TCACATCCTCCAAGAAAAAGCTGAGAGACATTACTTTGACTGCAAGTTGTGTTGCTTCTATAATCTTATTCCTTGGAGCAATGGTTATGTATCATCACCATCGCGTCCGCAGAACCAAATACGACATCTTTTTTGATGTAGCTG GGGAAGATGACAGGAAGATTTCCTTTGGACAACTAAAACGATTCTCTTTACGTGAAATCCAGCTCGCAACAGATAGTTTCAACGAGAGCAATTTGATAGGACAAGGAGGATTTGGTAAAGTATACAGAGGTTTGCTTccagacaaaacaaaagttgcaGTGAAACGCCTTGCGGATTACTTCAGTCCTGGAGGAGAAGCTGCTTTCCAAAGAGAGATTCAGCTCATAAGCGTTGCGGTTCATAAAAATCTCTTACGCCTTATTGGCTTCTGCACAACTTCCTCTGAGAGAATCCTTGTTTATCCATACATGGAAAATCTTAGTGTTGCATATCGACTAAGAG ATTTGAAAGCGGGAGAGGAAGGATTAGACTGGCCAACAAGGAAGCGTGTAGCTTTTGGTTCAGCTCACGGTTTAGAGTATCTACACGAACATTGTAACCCGAAGATCATACACCGCGATCTCAAGGCTGCAAACATACTTTTAGACAACAATTTTGAGCCAGTTCTTGGAGATTTCGGTTTAGCTAAGCTTGTGGACACATCTCTGACTCATGTCACAACTCAAGTCCGAGGCACAATGGGTCACATTGCGCCAGAGTATCTCTGCACAGGAAAATCATCTGAAAAAACCGATGTTTTTGGTTACGGTATAACGCTTCTTGAGCTTGTTACTGGTCAGCGCGCAATCGATTTTTCACGCttggaagaagaggaaaatattCTCTTGCTTGATCAT ATAAAGAAGTTGCTTAGAGAACAGAGACTTAGAGACATTGTTGATAGCAATTTGACTACATATGACTCCAAAGAAGTTGAAACAATCGTTCAAGTGGCTCTTCTCTGCACACAAGGCTCACCAGAAGATAGACCAGCGATGTCTGAAGTGGTCAAAATGCTTCAAGGGACTGGTGGTTTGGCTGAGAAATGGACTGAATGGGAACAACTTGAAGAAGTTAGGAACAAAGAAGCATTGTTGCTTCCGACTTTACCGGCTACTtgggatgaagaagaaaccaccGTTGATCAAGAATCTATCCGATTATCGACAgcaagatga
- the KPL gene encoding kokopelli (KOKOPELLI (KPL); Has 4661 Blast hits to 3228 proteins in 353 species: Archae - 2; Bacteria - 1288; Metazoa - 1768; Fungi - 518; Plants - 152; Viruses - 6; Other Eukaryotes - 927 (source: NCBI BLink).) → MEPNNVERNLQSLRRLYSLLVANARNEYIPEAYKLDDNTQFLLKRLLDFASHEHFVTQSNLLATQLRVFPKTVLHGAKPSNVADSSETTPPAMLSQINGSHITRVSKPLEAKGTLQRDLRVDQIRSNPSKDVLTEEVVDAIEQIDTQLSALSFVSSRVDSDERTRSVKSFVTPPTEECRQNSQASMPCLRSNYMTVSQKSVISGAEVTFPYNDQLVRVTSPPQPLPPRAVSGFKKPNQSNRASQKMPIMKPTLMDQETETFDDDSSETEADQTPSATGSESEDEEVSTSQEYSGETGSSSGSEWETQAENDTESKSESSYPPQNDDSVSEVSTSPPHTDRDTSREPGKQRRNVMGRFKRIKNKIGQIFHHHHHHHHHHHHHDKEKPSAWNKLQSKFHHKHQEKSKERKRPMSESKGLTTHKQQHQGGHFHALVEGLVRHRKHSKKQKHQLKSDAKKTEWWKLLKKRQGGGVKIPKRGRVKLGKKKHYLSKNV, encoded by the exons ATGGAGCCCAATAACGTAGAGCGTAATCTTCAATCTCTGAGAAGATTATACAGTCTTCTCGTAGCAAATGCAAGGAACGAATATATTCCTGAGGCATATAAG TTGGACGACAACACTCAGTTTTTATTAAAGCGATTGCTCGATTTTGCTTCCCACGAACACTTTGTTACACAATCAAAC TTACTTGCAACACAATTACGTGTGTTTCCTAAAACGGTTTTACACGGTGCAAAGCCGTCGAACGTGGCGGATTCTTCTGAGACGACGCCACCTGCAATGTTGTCTCAGATCAATGGTTCTCATATTACGCGAGTTAGTAAACCATTGGAGGCGAAAGGAACATTGCAGAGAGATCTGAGAGTTGATCAGATTCGGAGCAATCCTAGTAAGGATGTTTTGACAGAAGAAGTCGTTGATGCAATAGAGCAAATCGATACACAACTCTCCGCTTTAAGTTTCGTTTCTAGTCGTGTTGACTCTGATGAAAGAACAAGGTCTGTCAAGTCCTTTGTAACTCCTCCCACTGAAGAGTGTAGACAAAACAGTCAAGCTTCTATGCCTTGTTTAAGAAGCAATTACATGACGGTGAGTCAGAAAAGTGTGATTAGTGGTGCAGAAGTAACTTTCCCTTATAATGATCAGTTAGTTCGGGTTACGTCACCACCGCAGCCATTACCGCCTCGTGCTGTGAGTGGTTTCAAGAAGCCAAATCAAAGTAATAGAGCGTCACAAAAGATGCCGATTATGAAACCTACTTTGATGGATCAAGAAACCGAAAcgtttgatgatgattcttctGAAACAGAAGCTGACCAAACACCGTCTGCGACAGGTTCTGAGTCGGAAGACGAAGAAGTTTCAACTAGTCAAGAATACTCTGGGGAAACAGGGTCAAGCTCTGGCTCGGAGTGGGAAACTCAAGCAGAGAATGACACCGAGTCTAAGTCAGAATCATCATATCCACCACAGAATGATGACTCTGTCTCTGAAGTCAGCACTTCTCCTCCGCATACAGACAGGGACACATCAAGAGAACctggaaaacagagaagaaatgtAATGGGGCGGTTTAAAAGGATAAAGAATAAGATAGGACAAATAtttcaccatcatcaccaccaccaccaccatcatcatcaccacgaCAAGGAAAAGCCATCAGCTTGGAATAAGTTGCAGAGTAAATTTCACCATAAGCACcaagagaaatcaaaagagaggaaaagacCGATGTCAGAATCCAAAGGTCTTACTACACATAAGCAGCAACATCAAGGTGGCCACTTTCATGCGCTAGTGGAAGGGTTGGTGAGACACAGAAAACactcaaaaaaacaaaagcatcaGCTGAAGAGTGATGCCAAGAAAACAGAGTGGTGGAAATTATTGAAGAAGCGTCAAGGTGGTGGCGTGAAGATTCCCAAAAGAGGACGTGTGAagttgggaaaaaaaaaacattatttgtcCAAAAATGTTTAA
- the ARI14 gene encoding IBR domain-containing protein (ARIADNE 14 (ARI14); FUNCTIONS IN: zinc ion binding; INVOLVED IN: Regulation of double fertilization forming a zygote and endosperm; LOCATED IN: intracellular; EXPRESSED IN: male gametophyte, flower; EXPRESSED DURING: 4 anthesis; CONTAINS InterPro DOMAIN/s: Zinc finger, C6HC-type (InterPro:IPR002867), Zinc finger, RanBP2-type (InterPro:IPR001876); BEST Arabidopsis thaliana protein match is: RING/U-box superfamily protein (TAIR:AT5G63750.1); Has 1137 Blast hits to 1133 proteins in 199 species: Archae - 0; Bacteria - 0; Metazoa - 455; Fungi - 119; Plants - 327; Viruses - 0; Other Eukaryotes - 236 (source: NCBI BLink).): protein MEYDGRRPYSVLTRNEITVKMKKQINEISDIFFISNSDATVLLMYLRWDSLRVSERLGENKEKLLMDSGLKSVMIDPSPDSSSEISLETDVYEFDGDNDLISMPFCSHKFDSKYWREYLEKNFYYVEKIQTTISCPDQDCRSAVGPDTIEKLTVRDQEMYERYIWRSYIEGNKVLMIKQCPARNCDYVIEFHQENDDDDEYSLNVVCICGHIFCWRCRLESHRPVSCNKASDWLCSATMKISDESFSLYPTKTKTVTCPHCLCSLESDTKMPQFLTCVCRLRFCSRCLRSEEAHKIEAVDSGFCIKTEVGILCEDRWNVCQKLLEQAKSDLEAFEETNIKKPSDLLREQDIMIIREGLMLIVQCRRVLKWCCVYDYFHTEYENSKEYLRYLQGNAIATLQSYSNTLQEQKDIVLAAATYEECTFFRHTIPTATSNIGNYFYDFMKTLQDGLVDVKVKSYNGGTGPFWYCDRCTYANTWEDNECEMCYDDSASLVGEISDLFLNKVS, encoded by the exons atGGAGTACGATGGACGGAGACCCTACTCTGTTCTAACGAGAAATGAAATTACcgtaaagatgaagaaacagatcAATGAAATCTCTGACATCTTCTTCATATCAAACTCCGATGCGACCGTACTTCTTATGTATCTCCGATGGGACTCGCTTCGTGTTTCAGAGCGTTTAGGTGAAAACAAGGAGAAATTATTGATGGATTCAGGTTTGAAATCAGTCATGATCGATCCCAGTCCAGATTCATCTAGCGAGATTAGCTTGGAGACTGATGTTTATGAGTTTGATGGTGATAATGATTTAATCTCCATGCCCTTTTGTTCTCACAAGTTCGACTCAAAATATTGGAGAGAGTATCTTGAGAAGAATTTCTACTATGTGGAGAAAATCCAAACCACAATCTCTTGTCCTGATCAAGATTGTCGATCTGCGGTTGGACCAGACACGATTGAGAAACTAACAGTACGTGATCAAGAGATGTACGAGAGGTACATTTGGAGATCTTACATTGAAGGAAACAAGGTATTGATGATCAAACAGTGTCCTGCACGGAATTGCGATTATGTTATTGAGTTTCATcaagagaatgatgatgatgatgagtatAGTTTAAACGTGGTGTGTATCTGTGGTCATATCTTCTGTTGGAGATGCAGACTTGAGTCACACAGACCAGTGAGTTGTAACAAGGCCTCTGATTGGTTGTGTAGTGCCACAATGAAAATATCAGATGAATCATTTAGCCTTTATCCGACCAAAACCAAGACAGTGACTTGCCCTCATTGCCTCTGTTCTCTGGAGTCTGATACAAAAATGCCCCAGTTCTTGACTTGTGTCTGCAG GCTTCGTTTCTGTTCGAGGTGTTTGCGGTCAGAGGAAGCCCACAAAATTGAAGCAGTAGACTCTGGATTCTGTATTAAAACAGAAGTGGGGATTTTATGTGAGGATCGCTGGAACGTGTGTCAGAAGTTACTGGAGCAAGCCAAATCCGATCTAGAAGCTTTCGAGGAAACCAACATCAAGAAACCGAGTGACTTATTAAGGGAGCAAGACATTATGATTATAAGAGAAGGGTTGATGTTGATTGTTCAATGCAGACGAGTCCTTAAATGGTGTTGTGTGTATGACTATTTCCACACAGAGTATGAGAACTCGAAGGAGTATCTACGATACCTCCAAGGAAATGCAATCGCCACGCTCCAGAGTTACTCAAACACTTTACAAGAGCAAAAAGATATCGTCCTCGCTGCAGCTACTTATGAAGAGTGTACTTTCTTCAGACATACGATACCTACTGCGACAAGCAACATTGGTAACtacttttatgattttatgaaAACTTTACAAGATGGTTTGGTCGATGTAAAGGTGAAGTCATACAACGGCGGGACTGGTCCTTTCTGGTACTGTGATCGCTGCACGTATGCAAACACTTGGGAGGATAATGAGTGTGAGATGTGCTATGATGATAGTGCCTCTCTTGTGGGAGAGATAagtgatttgtttcttaacaaagtttcttaa
- a CDS encoding RING/U-box superfamily protein (RING/U-box superfamily protein; BEST Arabidopsis thaliana protein match is: RING/U-box superfamily protein (TAIR:AT5G63750.1); Has 179119 Blast hits to 41759 proteins in 2045 species: Archae - 1298; Bacteria - 52257; Metazoa - 41414; Fungi - 23882; Plants - 9817; Viruses - 3088; Other Eukaryotes - 47363 (source: NCBI BLink).), giving the protein MENDQQGSYLRDEDKEEMEKRIRTVVIDSNLVLSNSTCGICRTAEDEYIKVYDDHNNDGEGDGDGDGDGDEDEDEDADADEDEDEDEDEDDDDDDDDDDDDDADDADDDEDDDDEDDDEDEDDDDDDDDENDEECDDEYDSHRLISTPYCTHKFCKTCWREYLETNFYSLEENLTVISCPDQDCGASVRLKTIEKLGVHDQDMYLSYVMRVYIENESKQLPAPDDN; this is encoded by the coding sequence atggagAACGATCAACAAGGATCGTACTTGAGAGATGAGGATAaggaagagatggagaaaaggATCAGAACCGTTGTCATTGATTCGAATCTAGTTTTATCTAATTCAACTTGTGGTATTTGCCGTACGGCTGAAGATGAATATATTAAGGTTTATGATGATCATAACAATGATGGTGAgggtgatggtgatggtgatggtgatggtgatgaggatgaggatgaggatgcGGATGCGGATGAGGACGAGGACGAGGACGAGgacgaggatgatgatgatgatgatgatgatgatgatgatgatgatgctgatgatgctgatgatgatgaagatgatgatgacgaggatgacgatgaagatgaggatgatgatgatgatgatgatgatgaaaatgatgaagagtGCGATGATGAATATGATAGTCATCGTTTAATCTCCACACCCTATTGTACTCACAAGTTCTGCAAAACTTGTTGGAGGGAGTACCTAGAGACAAATTTCTACTCTCTGGAGGAAAACTTAACCGTAATCTCATGTCCTGATCAAGATTGTGGAGCTTCGGTTAGACTAAAAACGATTGAGAAACTAGGAGTACATGATCAAGACATGTACTTGAGTTATGTTATGAGAGTTTACATTGAGAATGAGAGCAAACAGCTCCCTGCACCGGATGACAACTAG
- the ARI13 gene encoding RING/U-box superfamily protein (ARIADNE 13 (ARI13); FUNCTIONS IN: zinc ion binding; LOCATED IN: intracellular; EXPRESSED IN: 6 plant structures; EXPRESSED DURING: 4 anthesis, petal differentiation and expansion stage; CONTAINS InterPro DOMAIN/s: Zinc finger, C6HC-type (InterPro:IPR002867), Zinc finger, RING-type (InterPro:IPR001841), Zinc finger, RanBP2-type (InterPro:IPR001876); BEST Arabidopsis thaliana protein match is: IBR domain-containing protein (TAIR:AT5G63730.1); Has 1670 Blast hits to 1662 proteins in 206 species: Archae - 0; Bacteria - 0; Metazoa - 716; Fungi - 141; Plants - 537; Viruses - 0; Other Eukaryotes - 276 (source: NCBI BLink).), whose amino-acid sequence MENNREGPYSVLTRDQLKGNMKKQIAEISEIFSLSKPDATVLLMFLRWDSHEVSEFLVENNEKVLSESGLKPVVVDPNQDLYKISSCGICFKTCDDGDYLISTPFCSHMFCKSCWRKYLEKNFYLVEKTQTRISCPHGACQAAVGPDTIQKLTVCDQEMYVEYILRSYIEGNKVLEIKYCPAQDCNYVIEFHQKNHDGADQEDYGFNVVCLCGHIFCWRCMLESHKPVTCNNASDWLFRDLNSLSKESGEKPLSLSSFETREKTYPLSSIKATKKVCPHCLRPADLGTKQYLRFLTCACNGRFCWKCMQPEEAHKTESGFYKFCNVSMTFEGRAPKTLEGRAEPENSCVGLWKASEVSLKQAKSDLQAFEESNIKNPSDLTEKDFTIIRKGLMLIVQCRQVLKWSCVYDYLHAEYEMSKREYLRFLQADATSLVESFSKTLNEEIGRASSATYENFCCVKHKVTIETSNIGNYFYHFIKTLQEGLDDVKVKSYDDYGGLFWLCDRCTYGNTWFHKECLMCSDDIAARVDLSDMSLN is encoded by the exons ATGGAGAACAATCGAGAGGGACCATACTCTGTTCTAACGAGAGATCAACTTAAAGGAAATATGAAGAAGCAGATCGCCGAAATCTCTGAGATCTTCTCGTTATCAAAACCCGATGCGACCGTACTCCTCATGTTTCTCCGATGGGACTCTCATGAAGTTTCTGAGTTTTTGGTTGAAAACAACGAAAAAGTCTTGTCGGAATCAGGTTTGAAACCAGTGGTAGTTGATCCGAATCAAGACTTATATAAGATTTCTTCTTGTGGGATTTGCTTTAAGACTTGTGATGATGGTGATTACTTAATCTCCACGCCCTTTTGCTCTCACATGTTCTGCAAATCTTGTTGGAGAAAGTATCTTGAAAAGAATTTCTACTTGGTGGAGAAAACCCAAACTCGAATCTCTTGTCCTCATGGAGCTTGTCAAGCCGCGGTTGGACCGGACACGATTCAGAAGCTAACCGTATGTGATCAAGAGATGTACGTGGAGTATATTCTGAGATCTTACATTGAGGGAAACAAGGTATTGGAGATCAAATACTGTCCTGCACAGGATTGCAATTACGTCATTGAGTTTCATCAGAAGAATCATGATGGTGCTGATCAGGAAGACTATGGCTTCAACGTGGTGTGTCTCTGTGGTCATATCTTCTGCTGGAGATGCATGCTTGAGTCACACAAACCAGTGACCTGCAACAACGCGTCTGATTGGTTGTTTCGAGACCTAAATAGCTTATCGAAGGAATCAGGTGAAAAGCCATTGAGCCTCTCCTCGTTCGAAACCAGAGAAAAGACTTACCCTCTCTCCTCGATCAAAGCCACCAAGAAAGTTTGCCCTCATTGTCTTCGTCCTGCGGATCTTGGTACTAAACAATACCTCCGGTTCTTGACTTGTGCCTGCAA CGGTCGTTTCTGCTGGAAGTGTATGCAGCCAGAGGAAGCCCACAAAACGGAATCAGGATTCTATAAATTCTGTAATGTATCGATGACATTCGAGGGAAGAGCACCCAAGACACTCGAGGGAAGAGCAGAACCGGAGAATTCGTGCGTGGGACTCTGGAAGGCGAGTGAGGTTTCACTGAAGCAAGCTAAATCTGATCTACAAGCTTTTGAGGAGTCCAACATCAAGAATCCAAGTGACTTGACCGAGAAAGACTTTACCATTATAAGAAAAGGATTGATGCTGATTGTCCAATGCAGGCAAGTCCTTAAATGGAGCTGTGTATATGATTACTTACATGCAGAGTATGAGATGTCGAAGAGGGAGTACCTGCGATTCCTGCAAGCAGACGCGACCTCACTGGTGGAGAGTTTCTCAAAGACGCTAAATGAGGAGATAGGAAGAGCCTCGTCAGCTACTTATGAAAATTTTTGTTGCGTCAAGCATAAGGTAACCATTGAGACAAGCAACATTGGGAACTACTTTTATCATTTCATCAAGACTTTACAAGAAGGTTTGGATGACGTGAAGGTGAAGTCCTACGACGACTATGGTGGTCTTTTTTGGCTCTGTGATCGCTGCACATATGGAAACACTTGGTTCCATAAAGAGTGTTTGATGTGCAGTGATGATATTGCAGCTCGTGTGGATCTAAGTGATATGTCTCTTAATTAA